One Carassius auratus strain Wakin chromosome 3, ASM336829v1, whole genome shotgun sequence genomic region harbors:
- the LOC113042086 gene encoding NADPH oxidase organizer 1-like: MSEQRYPVEIQLVGVMQKEVVKLYMTTVLWSDQNEITVYRSLEDFKTLHRQLKKKFPPSNPIRRSGRIIPKFKAARVQKSMQKWSPSKSVLRLKALDEYCGELLNSDPRICQSSELLQFLLPKSQDLDSDFAKNSIVIMPSETSLGSSNPGMNNVTQPFVAETYRCIATYETKDTKNLPFNVEVDETVDVLIKDRKGWWLVENEAKCLAWFPAPYLQRAEMDDDDGPDVMDGGSVFYVAAKSYKATNSDELSVEIGSVVEVLQKSDNGWWIVRYNRKAGFVPSMYLQPYSNPRIRLMPTKREMTSSTFDLAQLQRPGEYSLQVSGRELSRSQGDLGPLGSTSVSRLASGLPSTRVQFAKNGPQSSLSDDSEAFSDESSFSGSDSLNCLDSEEHLCPSRTPTPDSSGSLSPESAGEDKMISSRSDSRLHKMPSTPKIPPRPQAQEILKRCTTVTRKNLQRTS, from the exons ATGAGCGAGCAAAGATACCCCGTCGAAATCCAGCTTGTTGGAGTGATGCAGAAAGAAGTAGTTAAA CTGTACATGACCACTGTACTCTGGTCAGATCAAAATGAGATTACTGTGTACAGATCGCTTGAAGACTTCAAAACCCTCCAT AGACAACTCAAGAAGAAATTCCCTCCATCAAACCCCATTAGAAGGTCCGGAAGGATTATTCCCAAATTTAAAG CTGCAAGAGTGCAGAAGAGCATGCAGAAGTGGAGCCCCAGTAAGTCAGTGCTCAGACTGAAGGCTCTGGATGAATACTGCGGTGAACTGCTGAATAGCGATCCTCGTATCTGCCAGAGCTCAGAGCTCCTCCAGTTCCTGCTTCCCAAATCCCAGGACCTCGATTCTGACTTTGCAAAAAACAG TATCGTGATCATGCCATCAGAGACCTCTCTGGGCAGCAGTAATCCTGGAATGAACAATGTTACTCAACCCTTTGTTGCTGAAACATACCGGTGCATAGCTACTTATGAGACCAAGGACACCAAGAATCTACCCTTCAATGTTGAGGTGGATGAGACTGTGGATGTGCTCATCAAGGACCGAAAAG GATGGTGGCTGGTGGAAAATGAAGCCAAATGCCTGGCTTGGTTTCCTGCTCCGTATCTACAGAGAGCTGagatggatgatgatgatggtccTGATGTGATGGATGGCGGAA GTGTTTTCTATGTTGCTGCCAAAAGTTACAAAGCCACGAACAGTGATGAGCTGTCAGTGGAGATCGGGTCTGTGGTGGAGGTGTTACAGAAGTCTGACAACGGCTGGTGGATAGTGAG GTACAATCGAAAGGCAGGATTTGTCCCATCTATGTACCTGCAACCGTACAGTAACCCACGGATTCGCCTGATGCCCACTAAGAGGGAGATGACCAGCTCCACTTTTGACTTGGCACAGCTTCAGCGCCCCGGAGAATATTCCCTGCAGGTCTCCGGCCGAGAGCTTAGCAGATCCCAGGGCGACCTGGGACCTCTGGGAAGCACCTCGGTCTCACGTTTGGCGAGTGGGTTGCCGTCAACCCGAGTGCAGTTTGCCAAGAACGGTCCTCAAAGCAGTCTGAGCGACGACAGCGAAGCGTTCAGTGACGAAAGCAGCTTCTCCGGCAGCGATTCGCTAAATTGCTTGGATTCGGAAGAGCATTTATGCCCGAGTCGCACCCCTACGCCTGACTCCTCGGGCAGCCTAAGTCCTGAAAGTGCTGGAGAAGACAAGATGATCAGCAGCAGATCAGACTCCAGACTCCACAAGATGCCCTCCACCCCTAAGATCCCACCCAGACCCCAAGCTCAGGAGATCCTCAAACGCTGCACCACCGTCACACGCAAAAACCTCCAGAGAACCAGTTAG